One region of Sediminispirochaeta bajacaliforniensis DSM 16054 genomic DNA includes:
- a CDS encoding methyl-accepting chemotaxis protein, producing the protein MNSSIQSIKWKLLGSFLLLILMFAGIEIITFRGNQMNSQKIHNLKNEILPETLSFLTIEKDVIQIQQWLTDISATRAAPGYDDGFDEAESYYNDAQKRIDTFIKAYASKEENSAVETLRIFKQDLDAFYDTGKAMANAYINGGPSKGNPMMGEFDPVAERLSRTMRDLVDDHTAGLDQAVVAIEANNGLVNRLTLLLMAAIILISALVAFLSIRTIHVGLLQVMQYAQNLSIGSFTLETEFRRKDEFGQLVRHFNEGFATVRSLIVSVKESADTSSAVNTTLRTSTDEVSASVTEIRANTESIGHHIERQNGLVSESSSAVEQIRTNIQDMTNQVEQQAGAVIQSSAAVEEMAASIANVARISQNRQQEIPELISVIEQTDNNIESTGMVIDNVAALSTQMLEVIGVINNISTQTNLLAMNAAIEAAHAGEAGKGFSVVADEIRKLAEETSSNSKQIAETLGKVNAIIQEAQESAQENKSSFARLRLGVTNLASSFQEVSSTMGEINTGADEINIAINELTEITESIKSASSEINNGAGEIAESMNGLQGVSREILLGIREISAGVQEVTGSMVTLQDLFSESVEAVNRIEDNLKRFSI; encoded by the coding sequence ATGAATAGTTCGATCCAGTCGATAAAATGGAAATTGCTTGGAAGTTTTTTACTTCTTATTCTCATGTTTGCCGGCATAGAAATCATTACGTTTCGCGGTAATCAGATGAACAGTCAGAAAATTCATAATCTAAAAAATGAAATTCTACCCGAAACACTCAGCTTCCTGACGATTGAGAAAGACGTAATACAAATTCAACAATGGCTTACAGATATATCGGCAACAAGGGCCGCTCCTGGTTATGATGACGGTTTTGACGAAGCGGAATCCTACTATAACGATGCACAGAAGAGGATCGATACGTTTATCAAAGCCTATGCATCCAAAGAAGAAAACTCCGCAGTCGAAACCCTCCGCATCTTTAAACAAGACCTTGATGCATTTTACGATACAGGCAAAGCAATGGCGAATGCCTACATCAACGGGGGGCCCTCCAAAGGAAATCCGATGATGGGCGAATTCGACCCGGTGGCCGAACGTCTTTCCCGCACCATGCGGGATCTGGTGGACGACCATACGGCGGGCCTAGATCAAGCCGTTGTCGCAATCGAAGCCAATAATGGCCTTGTTAATCGTCTCACCCTTCTATTGATGGCAGCCATCATATTGATAAGCGCGTTAGTCGCATTCCTATCAATTAGAACCATTCACGTGGGTCTCCTACAGGTCATGCAGTATGCCCAGAATCTTTCCATCGGTTCCTTCACTTTGGAAACCGAGTTCCGCCGAAAGGATGAGTTCGGTCAACTGGTACGTCATTTCAATGAAGGATTCGCAACCGTCAGATCTCTCATCGTCAGCGTTAAGGAATCTGCAGATACCAGTTCCGCGGTAAACACCACGCTCAGAACCTCCACCGACGAAGTATCGGCATCGGTTACGGAAATACGTGCCAACACCGAATCAATCGGACACCATATAGAACGGCAAAACGGGCTGGTTTCAGAATCGAGTAGCGCCGTCGAACAGATTAGAACCAATATTCAAGATATGACCAACCAGGTCGAACAACAGGCCGGTGCCGTCATCCAATCGTCGGCCGCCGTTGAGGAGATGGCCGCATCCATAGCAAATGTTGCCCGAATATCACAAAATCGGCAACAGGAAATTCCCGAACTGATCTCCGTTATTGAACAAACCGACAATAACATCGAATCAACTGGTATGGTTATTGATAATGTTGCCGCCCTCTCAACACAAATGCTCGAAGTAATCGGTGTCATCAACAATATTTCCACGCAGACCAATCTTCTGGCCATGAACGCTGCTATTGAGGCTGCTCATGCGGGAGAAGCGGGAAAGGGATTTTCCGTTGTGGCCGATGAGATCAGAAAACTTGCAGAAGAAACTTCATCTAATTCCAAACAAATTGCCGAAACATTAGGGAAAGTAAATGCGATCATACAAGAGGCCCAGGAATCGGCGCAGGAAAACAAGTCCTCCTTTGCCCGGCTCCGTTTGGGAGTTACCAATCTAGCCAGTTCCTTTCAGGAAGTCTCCTCTACCATGGGAGAAATCAATACCGGGGCGGATGAAATCAATATTGCGATAAATGAGCTTACGGAAATAACAGAATCCATCAAGTCAGCCTCTTCGGAAATCAATAACGGTGCAGGTGAAATTGCAGAATCGATGAATGGCCTACAGGGGGTAAGCAGAGAGATCCTTCTGGGAATCAGGGAGATTAGCGCGGGTGTTCAGGAGGTTACCGGCTCGATGGTTACATTACAGGATCTCTTTTCAGAATCGGTCGAGGCCGTAAATAGGATCGAAGATAACCTGAAGCGTTTTTCCATTTGA
- a CDS encoding sensor histidine kinase, translated as MADNTVVILWFSIVFQLMAAAYALFLIRVTGLRYSWICISLALILMSVRRIVSLSSGLLGVATMGEPLYEAIGLLLSMLVFLGIVGIRSILVEWRKNQTKVEALLQEKEMILREVHHRIKNNMSTILSFLSLQAETLGSSPARASIEEAENRVRSMMILYDKLYRGENVDACPIDHYLPLLIDQILATFPDSESVEVEKSIGNFELDAKRLSLVGIIVNELLTNSMKYAFSDATRGHIRVRAELESGQVLIRFEDNGTGIPAHVDFDGTSDLGLRMIKALTTQLEGTVQLEREEGTCISISFPFQ; from the coding sequence GGCGGCTGCCTATGCGCTATTTCTCATTCGAGTGACCGGATTACGATATTCCTGGATTTGTATATCTCTCGCTTTGATTCTCATGAGCGTCCGACGAATCGTTTCGCTTTCGAGCGGGCTTTTAGGGGTCGCTACGATGGGGGAACCCCTATATGAAGCAATTGGGCTTTTGCTTTCAATGCTCGTTTTTTTGGGAATTGTGGGGATTCGTTCTATCCTTGTCGAGTGGAGAAAGAATCAGACCAAGGTGGAGGCGCTCCTTCAGGAAAAAGAGATGATACTGAGAGAGGTGCACCATAGGATCAAAAATAATATGTCCACGATACTCAGCTTTCTTTCGCTTCAAGCCGAAACACTGGGTTCGTCACCGGCAAGAGCCTCAATTGAGGAGGCGGAAAATCGTGTTCGAAGCATGATGATTTTGTACGATAAACTGTACAGGGGCGAGAATGTCGATGCTTGTCCCATCGATCATTATCTTCCCTTGCTAATCGATCAGATTCTTGCAACCTTTCCAGATAGTGAGTCGGTCGAGGTTGAGAAGAGTATCGGAAATTTTGAGCTGGATGCAAAACGTCTTTCCTTGGTTGGGATTATCGTCAACGAACTTTTGACGAACAGCATGAAATACGCTTTTTCCGATGCAACACGTGGACATATTCGTGTGCGTGCAGAGCTGGAATCCGGACAGGTCCTGATTCGCTTTGAAGACAACGGAACGGGAATCCCTGCTCATGTCGATTTTGATGGTACCTCGGATTTAGGCCTCCGAATGATTAAGGCGCTTACCACTCAGCTTGAGGGTACCGTTCAACTGGAACGGGAAGAGGGAACCTGTATTTCAATATCCTTCCCGTTCCAATAG